The following proteins come from a genomic window of Ferrovibrio sp. MS7:
- a CDS encoding O-linked N-acetylglucosamine transferase, SPINDLY family protein, with protein sequence MAKAAAGGVVTAQAVVEAAVAAFQRGAYEETEKLCRVLLNAAPNDPAALQLLGLAAFRRGQLIDAEATLAKAAANAKTSPEIQANHAAVLRALGRLKDAEAANRRAIALKEDFPEGHQNLGNTLRDLGRHAEAEVAFRRAVELKPNFSDAWLSLGRLLQLVGRLADSEVAFRKVIELKPDFADVHSDLGNSLMGLDRLTEAEASFRQALALKPNSHEASVNLAALLLRAGRPNDAEIFARRALALKPDLHQGFNNLAIALEDQGRLDEASGVFRQVLKLKPDYASGHSSLLFCLNYRHDLSAEEIAEEYRTWDKTHARPLLPRPLRHANSPEAGRKLKIGYVSPDFRQHAVALFFEPVLEAHDREQVEIYLYGEVSNPDAVTQRLKSKADHWRSTVGLSDDRMAALIRQDGIDVLIDLAGHTAGNRLLVFARKPAPVQFSYLIGHGTTTGLSAIDGFISDDFMVPEGFEHLFSEKIIRIPRSPLVYRPPEHMPDVGPLPAKQCGKLRFGCFSRTVRINEDVIAIWAELLNRIPDATLVLNSKPFAEKFTRQMFEERFATHGIGPERLELIYTQPQPKTWAHYNEIDIALDPFPHNAGTTTIEALWMGVPVLSLAARPSVGRFGASILGALGMSDWVAADPDEYLDIAERWAKDIDGLAKLRAGLRDRFEASAMRDAPGLARAIETAYRQLWNDWCESRALAGTEPPEAERPLTYSDVVAAFNVGDREQARRICAALLEQQPDNADALQAMGVLCCDVKDYPAAMKWLSRAVAINPNLPEYWSSLGVVARAMKLHGDAENFYRKAIALRPIFAEAYNNLGNALRDQGKLVEAEEALRKAIEQKPDFEDAMVNLGLVLLARERFDDAEVVLRKVLALKPERPDIHDALAIMLMRRGRLSEAEEFARSSLRLRPDHPATLGTLGVVLEDQARHDEALAALRRAVTIAPGDLAVSSSLLFCQNYRPGATAEEIFEEYKRWDDRHGKPHLPNPLRHDNDPNPNRKLKIGYVSPDLRQHVVSLFFEPVLSVHDRGKFEIFLYGEVPNPDAMTTRFQKMADHWRSTVGKSDDEVANMIRADGIDILIDLAGHTAGNRLTMFARKPAPVQFTYLIGHGTTTGLSAIDGFLVDAAMVPEGYDHLFAEKVVRLPRSPLCYMAPPAMPLVAPLPALKKGKKKKPVVTFGCFSRTVRMNDEVIEVWSRILNEIPNARLVLNSKPFTDEPTRKLFLDRFAAHGVEPERLDLIFTNPQPRTWDYYGNIDIALDPFPHNAGTTTIEALWMGVPVLSLAGRPSVGRFGASILGALGMDDWVAQNHDEYVAIAKKWANDLPALAELRRNLRGTFEKSPMRDGVSLTRAIEQAYIQFWHDWCASQGAKSAVPAVAKPAATPAQEAAAKAQALLDAAIRAFQSGQLPQAEQAAVALLALAPKNADALHILGLIAYRRRDWQKAADLIGEAVKQLPDMAELRWNRAGALRQLGRLKEAEAECRKAVALKPDSAEARNNLANTLKDLGKLDESEQEFREAVRLRPNYPHGWANLGNTLFAMGRFVEAEEACRKSIALEARNPDAHNNLGNALLGQERLDEAAESFRAALAINPDYVLSHSNLLFCSNYRADLTAEEIYAEYRRWDERFGKPKLPNPLQHANAREPERRLKVGYVSPDFRNHAVAMFFEPLLASRDKAAFEIYLYGEVPTPDAITERLKSQADHWRGTVGKGDDDVAAMIRADGIDILVDLAGHTAGNRLGVFTRKPAPVQFSYLIGQGYTTGLSAVDGFFSDDYMVPQGFEHLFSERIVRLGRSPLVYRPPEAMPEVGPLPALRNGHVTFGSFSRTVRLNEKVIALWSRLLKRVPDSRLVLNSKPFAEAATRDLFQQRFDAHGITPERLELIYTFPQTKTWAHYNEIDIALDPFPHNAGTTTIEALWMGVPVLSKADRPSVGRFGASILGALEMQDWVTEDEAAYIEIGARWAGNLEALAQLRAGLRPRFEASPMRDGPGLAKAIEAGYRQLWREWCGG encoded by the coding sequence ATGGCCAAGGCGGCGGCAGGCGGGGTGGTGACGGCACAGGCGGTGGTTGAGGCAGCGGTGGCTGCCTTCCAGCGCGGGGCTTATGAGGAAACCGAGAAGCTCTGCCGCGTGCTGCTGAATGCCGCGCCGAATGATCCGGCGGCCTTGCAATTGCTTGGCCTTGCCGCTTTTCGCCGCGGCCAGTTGATTGATGCCGAGGCGACCCTGGCCAAGGCGGCCGCCAATGCCAAGACCTCGCCGGAAATCCAGGCCAACCACGCCGCCGTGCTGCGGGCGCTGGGGCGGCTGAAGGATGCCGAGGCGGCCAACCGCCGCGCCATTGCGCTGAAAGAGGATTTCCCCGAGGGGCACCAGAATCTCGGCAACACGCTGCGCGATCTCGGCCGCCATGCCGAGGCCGAAGTCGCCTTCCGCCGTGCCGTCGAGCTGAAGCCGAATTTTTCCGATGCCTGGCTCAGCCTCGGCCGCCTGCTGCAACTGGTCGGCCGTCTCGCCGATTCGGAAGTGGCATTCCGCAAGGTGATCGAGCTGAAGCCGGATTTCGCCGATGTGCACAGCGATCTCGGCAATTCGCTGATGGGCCTGGACCGTCTGACGGAAGCCGAGGCGTCTTTCCGCCAGGCGCTGGCACTGAAGCCGAACAGCCATGAGGCATCGGTCAATCTCGCCGCCCTGCTGCTGCGTGCCGGTCGCCCGAACGATGCCGAAATCTTCGCCCGCCGTGCCCTGGCGCTGAAGCCCGATCTGCATCAGGGCTTCAACAATCTCGCCATCGCGCTGGAGGACCAGGGCCGCCTGGATGAAGCCTCCGGCGTGTTCCGCCAGGTGCTGAAGCTGAAGCCGGATTATGCCTCCGGCCATAGCAGCCTGCTGTTCTGCCTCAATTACCGCCACGATCTTTCCGCCGAGGAAATCGCCGAGGAATACCGCACCTGGGACAAGACCCACGCGAGGCCTTTGCTGCCGCGTCCGCTGCGCCATGCCAACAGCCCGGAAGCCGGTCGCAAGCTGAAGATCGGCTATGTCTCGCCGGATTTCCGCCAGCATGCCGTTGCGTTGTTCTTCGAACCGGTACTGGAAGCGCATGACCGCGAGCAGGTCGAGATCTATCTCTATGGCGAAGTCAGCAATCCCGATGCGGTGACACAGCGGCTGAAATCCAAGGCCGATCACTGGCGCAGTACGGTGGGCCTGAGCGACGACCGCATGGCGGCGCTGATCCGCCAGGATGGCATCGATGTACTGATCGATCTTGCCGGGCACACCGCCGGCAACCGTCTACTGGTTTTCGCGCGCAAGCCGGCGCCGGTGCAGTTCAGCTACTTGATCGGCCATGGCACCACCACGGGCCTGTCCGCCATCGACGGTTTCATTTCCGATGACTTCATGGTGCCGGAAGGCTTCGAGCATCTGTTCTCGGAAAAGATCATCCGCATCCCGCGCTCGCCACTGGTCTACCGGCCGCCGGAGCATATGCCCGATGTCGGTCCGCTACCGGCGAAGCAGTGTGGCAAGCTGCGGTTCGGCTGTTTCAGCCGCACCGTGCGCATCAACGAAGATGTCATCGCCATCTGGGCTGAATTGCTCAACCGCATCCCGGATGCCACGCTGGTGCTTAATTCGAAGCCTTTCGCGGAAAAGTTCACGCGCCAGATGTTCGAGGAGCGTTTCGCGACGCACGGTATCGGGCCGGAGCGGCTGGAACTGATCTATACCCAACCGCAGCCCAAGACCTGGGCGCATTACAACGAAATCGATATTGCGCTGGATCCGTTCCCGCATAATGCTGGCACCACCACCATCGAGGCGCTCTGGATGGGCGTGCCGGTGTTGAGCCTGGCGGCCAGGCCGTCGGTGGGGCGCTTCGGCGCCTCGATCCTCGGCGCGCTCGGCATGAGCGACTGGGTGGCGGCCGATCCGGACGAGTATCTCGATATCGCCGAACGCTGGGCCAAGGACATCGATGGCCTGGCCAAGCTGCGGGCTGGCCTGCGCGACCGCTTCGAGGCTTCGGCGATGCGCGATGCGCCGGGCCTGGCGCGTGCCATCGAAACCGCCTACCGCCAGCTCTGGAACGATTGGTGCGAAAGCCGCGCGCTCGCCGGCACCGAGCCACCGGAAGCCGAGCGGCCACTGACCTATTCCGATGTCGTCGCCGCCTTCAATGTCGGTGACCGCGAACAGGCCCGCCGCATCTGCGCCGCCCTGCTGGAGCAACAGCCAGACAATGCCGATGCGCTGCAGGCGATGGGCGTGCTGTGCTGCGACGTGAAGGATTATCCGGCGGCGATGAAATGGCTGTCGCGCGCCGTAGCGATCAATCCGAATTTGCCGGAATACTGGTCCTCGCTCGGCGTCGTTGCCCGCGCCATGAAACTGCATGGCGATGCGGAGAATTTCTACCGCAAGGCCATTGCGCTGCGGCCCATTTTTGCCGAGGCCTACAACAATCTCGGCAATGCGCTGCGCGATCAGGGCAAGCTGGTGGAAGCCGAGGAGGCCTTGCGCAAGGCCATCGAGCAGAAGCCGGATTTCGAGGATGCCATGGTCAATCTTGGCCTGGTGCTGCTCGCCCGCGAACGTTTCGACGATGCCGAAGTGGTGCTGCGCAAGGTGCTGGCGCTGAAGCCGGAGCGACCGGATATTCACGATGCCCTGGCGATCATGCTGATGCGTCGTGGCCGGCTCTCGGAAGCCGAGGAATTTGCCCGCTCGTCGTTGCGCCTGCGGCCCGATCATCCGGCCACGCTCGGCACGCTCGGCGTGGTGCTGGAAGACCAGGCACGCCATGACGAAGCGCTGGCGGCCCTGCGCCGCGCCGTCACCATCGCGCCCGGTGATCTCGCCGTTTCCTCCAGCCTGCTATTCTGCCAGAACTACCGCCCCGGTGCGACGGCAGAGGAAATCTTCGAGGAATACAAGCGTTGGGACGACCGCCACGGCAAGCCGCATCTGCCCAATCCGCTACGCCATGACAATGATCCGAACCCGAACCGCAAGCTGAAGATCGGCTATGTCTCGCCCGATCTGCGCCAGCATGTGGTGTCGCTGTTCTTCGAGCCAGTGCTGTCGGTGCATGATCGCGGCAAGTTCGAAATCTTCCTCTATGGCGAAGTGCCGAATCCGGATGCGATGACCACGCGCTTTCAGAAGATGGCTGATCACTGGCGCAGCACGGTGGGCAAGAGCGACGATGAAGTCGCCAACATGATCCGCGCCGATGGCATCGACATCCTGATTGACCTGGCCGGCCACACGGCGGGCAACCGCCTCACTATGTTCGCGCGCAAGCCGGCGCCGGTGCAGTTCACCTATCTGATCGGCCATGGCACCACCACCGGCCTCAGTGCCATCGATGGCTTCCTGGTCGATGCCGCCATGGTGCCGGAAGGCTATGATCATCTGTTCGCCGAGAAGGTGGTGCGCCTGCCGCGTTCGCCGCTCTGCTACATGGCGCCGCCGGCGATGCCGCTGGTGGCCCCATTGCCGGCGCTGAAAAAAGGCAAGAAGAAAAAGCCTGTCGTCACCTTCGGCTGTTTCAGCCGCACGGTGCGCATGAATGACGAGGTGATCGAGGTCTGGTCGCGGATTCTGAATGAGATTCCGAATGCGCGCCTGGTGCTGAATTCCAAGCCCTTCACCGATGAGCCGACGCGCAAGCTGTTTCTCGACCGTTTCGCAGCCCATGGCGTCGAGCCGGAACGGCTCGACCTGATCTTCACCAACCCGCAGCCGCGCACCTGGGACTACTACGGCAATATCGATATCGCGCTGGACCCGTTCCCGCATAATGCCGGCACCACCACCATCGAAGCTTTGTGGATGGGCGTGCCGGTCCTAAGTCTGGCTGGCCGGCCCTCGGTGGGCCGTTTCGGCGCCTCGATCCTCGGCGCGCTCGGCATGGATGACTGGGTGGCGCAGAACCACGACGAATACGTCGCGATTGCCAAGAAATGGGCCAACGACCTGCCGGCCCTGGCGGAGCTGCGGCGCAATCTGCGCGGCACATTCGAAAAGTCGCCGATGCGCGATGGCGTTTCGCTCACCCGCGCCATCGAACAGGCCTATATCCAGTTCTGGCATGACTGGTGCGCCAGCCAGGGCGCCAAGTCTGCCGTGCCGGCGGTTGCCAAGCCGGCGGCGACGCCGGCCCAGGAAGCTGCTGCCAAGGCGCAAGCCCTGCTGGATGCGGCGATCCGGGCGTTCCAGTCCGGGCAATTGCCGCAGGCCGAGCAGGCTGCCGTGGCTTTGCTCGCCCTGGCACCGAAAAATGCCGATGCCTTGCATATCCTCGGTCTGATCGCCTATCGCCGCCGCGACTGGCAGAAAGCCGCCGATCTGATCGGCGAAGCGGTGAAGCAGCTGCCGGACATGGCGGAATTGCGCTGGAACCGCGCCGGTGCGCTGCGCCAGCTTGGCCGCCTCAAGGAAGCCGAAGCCGAATGCCGCAAGGCGGTGGCGCTGAAGCCGGATTCGGCGGAAGCGCGCAACAACCTGGCCAACACGCTCAAGGATCTCGGCAAGCTCGATGAATCCGAGCAGGAATTCCGCGAAGCGGTGCGGCTCAGGCCGAACTATCCCCATGGCTGGGCCAATCTCGGCAACACGCTGTTCGCCATGGGCCGCTTTGTCGAGGCCGAGGAAGCCTGCCGCAAATCCATTGCGCTGGAAGCGCGCAATCCGGATGCCCATAACAATCTCGGCAATGCCCTGCTCGGCCAGGAGCGGCTGGACGAGGCCGCGGAATCCTTCCGTGCCGCACTGGCGATCAATCCGGACTATGTGCTCAGCCATTCCAACCTGCTGTTCTGCTCGAACTACCGTGCCGATCTCACGGCGGAAGAGATCTATGCCGAATACCGGCGCTGGGATGAGCGTTTCGGCAAGCCGAAGCTGCCGAACCCGTTGCAGCATGCCAATGCCCGCGAGCCGGAACGACGGCTGAAGGTCGGCTATGTCTCGCCGGATTTCCGCAATCATGCGGTGGCGATGTTCTTCGAGCCGCTGCTGGCCTCGCGCGACAAGGCGGCTTTCGAGATTTACCTCTATGGCGAGGTGCCGACGCCGGATGCGATCACCGAGCGGCTGAAATCGCAGGCCGATCACTGGCGCGGCACTGTGGGCAAGGGCGATGACGATGTGGCGGCGATGATCCGCGCCGATGGCATCGACATCCTGGTCGATCTGGCCGGCCATACGGCGGGCAACCGGCTCGGCGTGTTCACGCGCAAGCCGGCGCCGGTGCAGTTCAGCTACCTGATCGGCCAGGGCTATACCACCGGCCTGTCGGCGGTGGATGGCTTCTTCTCCGATGATTACATGGTGCCGCAGGGCTTCGAGCACCTGTTCTCGGAGCGCATCGTGCGGCTTGGCCGCTCGCCCCTGGTCTACCGCCCACCGGAAGCAATGCCGGAAGTGGGGCCGCTGCCGGCCTTGCGCAACGGCCATGTCACCTTCGGCAGTTTCAGCCGCACCGTGCGCCTGAACGAGAAGGTGATTGCCCTGTGGTCTCGGCTGCTGAAGCGCGTGCCGGATTCGCGCCTGGTGCTGAATTCCAAACCCTTCGCCGAGGCTGCGACGCGGGATCTGTTCCAGCAGCGCTTCGATGCCCATGGCATCACACCGGAACGGTTGGAGCTGATCTACACCTTCCCGCAGACCAAGACCTGGGCGCATTACAACGAGATCGACATTGCGCTGGATCCGTTCCCGCATAATGCCGGCACCACAACCATTGAGGCGTTGTGGATGGGTGTGCCGGTATTGAGCAAGGCAGACCGGCCTTCGGTAGGCCGCTTCGGTGCCTCGATCCTTGGCGCGTTGGAAATGCAGGATTGGGTCACCGAGGATGAGGCCGCCTATATTGAGATCGGAGCCCGCTGGGCCGGCAATCTCGAGGCTTTGGCGCAGCTCCGCGCCGGCCTGCGGCCGCGTTTCGAAGCCTCGCCGATGCGCGACGGGCCCGGCCTGGCGAAGGCCATTGAAGCCGGCTATCGCCAGCTCTGGCGGGAGTGGTGCGGCGGATGA